From the Ascaphus truei isolate aAscTru1 chromosome 15, aAscTru1.hap1, whole genome shotgun sequence genome, one window contains:
- the LOC142466797 gene encoding uncharacterized protein LOC142466797 isoform X1 produces the protein METMRTEQSCNIPIHMTENASFNQTRQLINNVTASHSKKYILAVATGKDLGESGKSLTWLSDQNLQKRTHGGKRPHVCGECGKGFSMLSSLIRHKRTHTGERPYVCGECGKGFSQISHLSTHKRTHTGERPYICGECGKGFSDISSLNTHKRTHTGERPHVCGECGKGFSQISHLSTHKRTHTGERPHICGECGTGFSQISHLNTHKRTHTGERPHVCGECGKGFSQISHLNTHKRTHTGERPHECGECGKGFSELSSLNTHTRTHTGERPHVCGECGKGFSVLTHLIRHKRTHTGERPYVCGECGKGFSVLSSLNTHKRRHTGERPHVCGECGKGFCDSSNLMRHKRTHTGERPYVCGECGKGFSVLSSLNIHNRRHTGERPHVCGECGKGFCDSSHLNTHKGTHTGERPHVCGK, from the coding sequence ATGGAAACaatgaggacagaacaatcttgcaacattccaatacATATGACcgaaaatgcatctttcaaccagacaaggcaattaataaacaatgtaactgcttctcattccaaaaaatatatattagcagttgccacaggaaaagatcttggagaaagtgggaagagtctgacttggttatcagaccagaacTTGCAGAAAAGGACACACGGAGGgaagagaccgcatgtatgtggggaatgtgggaagggatttagtatgttatccagcctgatcagacacaagaggacacacacaggggagagaccgtatgtatgtggggaatgtgggaagggatttagtcagatATCCCACCTgagcacacacaagaggacacatacaggggagagaccgtatatatgtggggaatgtgggaagggatttagtgacatatccagcctgaacacacacaagaggacacacacaggggagagaccgcatgtatgtggggaatgtgggaagggatttagtcagatATCCCACCTgagcacacacaagaggacacatacaggggagagaccgcatatatgtggggaatgtgggacggGATTTAGTCAgatatcccacctgaacacacacaagaggacacacacaggggagagaccgcatgtatgtggggaatgtgggaagggatttagtcagatatcccacctgaacacacacaagaggacacacacaggggagagaccgcatgaatgtggggaatgtgggaagggatttagtgaattATCCAGTCTgaacacacacacgaggacacacacaggggagagacctcatgtatgtggggaatgtgggaagggatttagtgtgttaacccacctgatcagacacaagaggacacacacaggggagagaccatatgtatgtggggaatgtgggaagggatttagtgtgttatccagcctgaacacacacaagaggagacacacaggggagagaccgcatgtatgtggggaatgtgggaagggattttgtGACTCATCCAACCTGatgagacacaagaggacacacacaggggagagaccatatgtatgtggggaatgtgggaagggatttagtgtgttatccagcctgaacatacacaataggagacacacaggggagagaccgcatgtatgtggggaatgtgggaagggattttgtgactcatcccacctgaacacacacaaggggACACATACAggagagagaccgcatgtatgtgggaagtga